In the genome of Candida albicans SC5314 chromosome 6, complete sequence, the window CGGACATATAATGCGGTTCCCTTAGGACCGTTATCAGGTATAATTGAGTTTGTTCCTAATTCCATGGCATTTATTGATGTTATTAGTGGATACCATCAAATGCATGATAAGATTAGTTATGACAAGGCAAGAGAGATGATGAAACTGTGTCAGTCGGGTGATAAACAAAAGCGAATACATAgttttgaacaaattgaagCGAAAATCAAACCTGTGATGAGATATTTCTTCCAAGAGACGTTTTTAACTTCTGACAGTTGGTTTGAGAGTCGAGTTAAGTATACTCATGGAATTGCCACTTCATCCATTGTTGGTCATATATTGGGACTTGGCGATAGACattgtaataatatattgatAGATCGAAGTACAGGTGAACCAATTCATATTGACCTTGGTGTTGCCTTTGATCAGGGTAAACGATTAGCTATACCAGAAACAGTTCCGTTTAGATTAACACGTGATATTGTCGATGGGTTTGGTGTAACGGGAGTGGAAGGAATGTTTAAGAAATCATGTGAACATACATTAAGAGTGTTGAGGACAAACAAGGAACACATTATATCTATATTGGATGTGTTACGGTGGGATCCATTATATTCATGGACATTATCACGATTTAAAAAGCGGAAGTTGCAAGAGGATGAAACAGGACCTGGTGTGCAACCAGAGGAAGAAGGGTCAGAAGCTGGTACGGCAATAATGACAGTTATTGAAAAGTTGAATGCCAATGGATTGAGTACTGAAGCAGCAGTACGAGAATTGATTCAAGAAGCAACAAGTACACAAAACTTGgcattaatttattttggaTGGCTGCCATTTTATTAGATTGAGTGTATTTATGTGCATGTTAATAGGCAGTTCAGTAATATATTAGATAGAGCGAGTAAAACAATGTGTGTAGGTCAAGATTGTATTAGGTGGATAAAATATCAGAAAACCGCATGCACGTCTTCTTCTCGCTAGTACTGTCTGTTAGCATGGTCGTAGAGTTTCGGGTCTGGTTTAATATGATGCTGGGATAGTCCATTTGCACGTTACGCGGCAGACTTAAATACTTATTAATACGTGTGGATCTCGGATGTTTAGGGCACAAATCTATTCTGTCATCATTGTCAATTATTCTGTAGATGTTTATCTAATACCCGGGCGGTGTAGTTTTTACCATTGAGACCAGAGTACGGCCGATACTGTCTCGTCACCAACAACGTCAATCCTGAGTCCATTGAACTTATCTCCTATGTTTTTCGAAAGTGTCATTCGTCTACCTCCGGATGCTTGTATAGCTAGCTAGCCATTTCACAATTAGTAATCAATAGTATCTCTAGTAAGACATTGATAGATAATTCAATCTTGGCttgttgaataatttgTCAGACTTTTGGGGTGTAgaacaaattattatttgtagTAACCAATGTTTGCATTCSATACCTATTTTCTggcaagaaaaaataattacaACCAAACAACTCTCTAAGCTTACCATTCATTTCAACTAAACCACAACTTCTRTATCTTCTATGAATGTCATCCAACGGGCATAAAACCAAATCTATAAAGTCGGAAACCAATTCGTCATATACAGTTCATTCAYTAGATCAACAACAGGCGTCAATATGTGATAATCTACAACAAGCCAAATTTGAATTAGAGCCGGTACATTTGCAGTTTAGTTTATCGAATAAACTTAACAAGCTATTGGTATCAAGCAATATAATGTATATCCTATTARCCAATGTTGTTTATAAGATTGATTTGGATAATCCTTCACAGGTGGAGAATTATGCGTTGCCTGGTAAAGTAACGAATGCTTGGTTGAATCCAAATGGTCAAACTTTGATTGTGCAAATTGAGAAACAGGCGTACTATACACTTGAAAAGAAAGTatttaaattgttgaaattcaaaaatatagAAGTCACATCTATTGCATTTTCYAATCACAATATGGTGGTGGGGACAAAAGACGGGATAATCTACGTTTatgaaaaatcattaaaacaGGTCTACAAAGTCGATTCTCCAGTACAAGGAGTAATGTTTTCCAATGATTATTCTCAAATCAATGTTTTAGCAAACAGTTTATACACCTGGGATTGTTTTGATACTTCATATGTTGAGTTGCAAAAAGTATTTAAACAGACAACACCCgttatcaaatcaattaaccCACCTGGGATATTCACGTCAAACCCACAGAACTATGTGTATATATCATCAgataatgaaataataaCCAACGACGAGGAAATGCAATTGGATCGAGTTGATGAGGAGTTTCTGCAAATTGCACTTACACCGCACCATCTTATTGGTATTGAAGGGAATTCTTTAAAGATATATAACAAACTTAACAAGCAATTGCAAGAGTTGAGCCTTTCTGAGAACAAAATACGAGGAATCGCCGTGGATAACTTATTCAACACCTATTGGGTGTACACCAAAAACTCTATCTACGAGTTTGTTATTGAAAACGAGTCAATCCTGGTTTGGTATGATTATTACAAAATGGGAAAATATTCAGAGgcattgaaatatttggatgaagatgatgaggCAAATTTTCTGAAACGTGATTTAGTTTTGATTAAGCAGGGGTATGATTATTTACAACGTGGTGGATTTGGAATACTGTCGGATGACTTGAGTTTACAGATACAGGGGATTCAAATATTGGCAAAACTGACTGARccatttgaaaaagtttgCTTGATGTTACTTAACCATAAACAATCTGATGCTTTACTCATTGAATATTTGTTGGccaaattgaataaaaagaataaagtCCGARTRATTGTGTTGTCAGCTTggattattgaattgatgGTGAGAAATGATGATTCGAGAGTTTATGAATTCATTAAAACCAATTATAAGCTACTYGATCGTCCTACAATgtatcaaatattgaattctGAGAAGTTGATTTTCTATGCTGAGTTGATTGAAGattataatttcattttaaaGTATTACATtgataaaaagaattggacATTAGCGGTTAAAACATTAATAAAACTTTACACTAAAGGAGATATTGAATTAGTTTATGAAAATGCCACTATTTTGTTAATGAACTACCCAAAAGTGACTGAAACGTGGTTAAAACTTGATTTGGAATATGAGAAACTTTTACCGGCACTTTTGAAGCACCAAGAGCAAGCAATYCATTTCTTACAACAAGTCATTATGGATAAACACtacaagaaaaacaaacagTTAAACAATGCTTATTTGTGTTTATTAATTACAAAACCAGGTActgataaacaaataataaaattYATTAATTTCACATCCAATTTTGATACCAATTTCATTCTTCGGTTATGTATATCTCACGAAAAATTTCATCCTGCGGTATTAATTTACATTGAAATTGGCTTATTTGATCAAGCCTTAGAACTTGCCCTTAAACACGATTTGACTAGTCTTGCTGAATTTATATTGAACAAGTACGACGAGGACAAACAAGTAGAGGGAATTAAACTTGAAGATGCAAATTATAATGTCAAGAGAAAACTTTGGTTAAAATTTGCTAAATATYTAATCGATAAACTGGATGACTTGAATGAAACATTGCATCACATCGTCAATGTTTCAATGCTTGATTTGAAAGACCTTTTACCGTTATTTCCGGAAACGATActgattaataattttaaagaCGAGATAGTTGAATCACTAAATGAGTAYAATAAACGAATTGTTCATTTGTCGTTAGATATGAATAACTCGTCTGAGCATTTGCGggaaatgaagaaaaaagtgatttataacaaaaagaaaacaaatgtGGCCATAATAGAACCAGGTGAACCGTGTCGCAAATGTGGCAAATTGTTAGTACAAGAGAactttgtttattttccaaattgcCATCATGCGTTCCATAAGGAGTGTATGAAAAAGAACCAATGTTTATTATgtaatgattttttgaatttatagTCATTCCAACCAAACGTTTGGCAATatatgatttaatttttttcttgaatagCATTTGCAGCCCTGGTTTCTTGGCTAAGGTTGTATTGTTAGTTATTGTTTCTGATGAGATGTTCTAGACTATCATTTTGCTAAAGTtgctcttttttttcatacaACTGTAGTTATagaagaataaaaattataagTTTTGTGGTGTTCTTTGAACAATGAAGTTTACAATTGGTGTATTCTCTttgacaagaaaaaaggGGGAGAGGGGTTGTGGCTGGGGACATAGTACGCCTCAAA includes:
- the PEP3 gene encoding tethering complex subunit (Peptidase; activity useful for strain identification by multilocus enzyme electrophoresis (MLEE); clade-associated gene expression); its protein translation is MSSNGHKTKSIKSETNSSYTVHSLDQQQASICDNLQQAKFELEPVHLQFSLSNKLNKLLVSSNIMYILLXNVVYKIDLDNPSQVENYALPGKVTNAWLNPNGQTLIVQIEKQAYYTLEKKVFKLLKFKNIEVTSIAFSNHNMVVGTKDGIIYVYEKSLKQVYKVDSPVQGVMFSNDYSQINVLANSLYTWDCFDTSYVELQKVFKQTTPVIKSINPPGIFTSNPQNYVYISSDNEIITNDEEMQLDRVDEEFSQIALTPHHLIGIEGNSLKIYNKLNKQLQELSLSENKIRGIAVDNLFNTYWVYTKNSIYEFVIENESISVWYDYYKMGKYSEALKYLDEDDEANFSKRDLVLIKQGYDYLQRGGFGISSDDLSLQIQGIQILAKSTEPFEKVCLMLLNHKQSDALLIEYLLAKLNKKNKVRXIVLSAWIIELMVRNDDSRVYEFIKTNYKLLDRPTMYQILNSEKLIFYAELIEDYNFILKYYIDKKNWTLAVKTLIKLYTKGDIELVYENATILLMNYPKVTETWLKLDLEYEKLLPALLKHQEQAIHFLQQVIMDKHYKKNKQLNNAYLCLLITKPGTDKQIIKFINFTSNFDTNFILRLCISHEKFHPAVLIYIEIGLFDQALELALKHDLTSLAEFILNKYDEDKQVEGIKLEDANYNVKRKLWLKFAKYLIDKSDDLNETLHHIVNVSMLDLKDLLPLFPETISINNFKDEIVESLNEYNKRIVHLSLDMNNSSEHLREMKKKVIYNKKKTNVAIIEPGEPCRKCGKLLVQENFVYFPNCHHAFHKECMKKNQCLLCNDFLNL